The Candidatus Phaeomarinobacter ectocarpi genome includes a region encoding these proteins:
- a CDS encoding cupin: protein MTSHTLSKHPVHLGLGATAIVQPEMTGDMSWYAGYGERHGGDGPEGRLVSMHTFSKPWDMWEMHPRGSEVVLCTQGAITLHQEAADGTVTQVTLHQGDYTINAPGVWHTADVDGAASVVFITAGEGTEHRPR from the coding sequence ATGACATCTCACACGCTTTCCAAGCACCCAGTCCACCTAGGCCTTGGTGCGACCGCGATTGTGCAGCCAGAAATGACCGGTGACATGTCATGGTATGCTGGATATGGCGAACGGCATGGCGGCGACGGTCCGGAGGGCAGGTTGGTGAGCATGCATACTTTTTCAAAGCCATGGGACATGTGGGAGATGCACCCGCGCGGCAGTGAAGTGGTGCTGTGCACCCAGGGCGCAATTACGCTTCACCAGGAAGCTGCCGACGGAACCGTCACACAGGTGACGCTTCATCAGGGCGACTACACCATCAACGCTCCAGGTGTCTGGCATACAGCAGACGTAGATGGCGCCGCATCCGTGGTATTCATCACCGCCGGTGAAGGAACAGAGCACAGGCCGCGCTAA
- the cimA gene encoding citramalate synthase: protein MSTKERLYLFDTTLRDGAQTQGVDFSVDDKIRIAETLDALGIDYVEGGWPGANPTDSAFFSEKRGLKKATMTAFGMTKRVGRSADNDPGLAALFDAESDAVCLVAKTWDHQVELALGCSLDENLEAIEDSVRAITKHDREAMIDCEHFFDGYKANPDYAIACAKTALAAGARWVVLCDTNGGSLPHEVEAITRAVAEHVPGDNLGIHTHNDTENAVANTLAAINGGVRQIQGTLNGLGERCGNANMVSLLPTLLLKPDYADRFETGVPVENLKQLTHVSRLLDEILNRSPNRHQPYVGASAFAHKGGLHVSAVQKDPATYEHVPPEAVGNKRRILVSDQAGRSNVLAQLEAAGIEVDAQDPRIKRLVDEVKEREFLGYAYDGAEASFELLARRALGEVPHYFEVESFRVLVERRFNAMGELVTVSEATVKVAVDGATIMSAGEGNGPVNALDQALRKDLGKYSSWLEDLRLADFKVRILTSGTEAVTRVMIESVDGDGARWSTVGVSPNIVDASFQALMDSITYKLLRDGAPAAL, encoded by the coding sequence ATGAGCACCAAAGAACGTCTCTACCTGTTCGACACCACGCTGCGCGACGGCGCGCAGACACAGGGTGTGGACTTCAGCGTCGACGACAAGATCCGTATTGCAGAAACATTGGATGCGCTGGGCATTGACTATGTGGAAGGCGGCTGGCCGGGCGCAAACCCGACCGACAGCGCGTTCTTCAGTGAAAAGCGTGGTCTGAAAAAGGCGACCATGACCGCATTTGGCATGACCAAACGCGTGGGGCGGTCGGCCGACAACGATCCAGGGCTCGCGGCCCTGTTTGATGCGGAGTCAGACGCCGTGTGCCTCGTCGCCAAGACCTGGGACCACCAGGTGGAGTTGGCACTGGGTTGCTCGCTGGATGAAAACCTGGAAGCCATTGAAGACAGCGTGCGCGCAATCACCAAGCATGACCGCGAGGCCATGATTGACTGCGAGCATTTCTTTGACGGCTACAAAGCCAATCCGGACTACGCCATTGCCTGCGCCAAGACAGCACTTGCTGCCGGCGCGCGCTGGGTCGTGCTGTGCGACACCAATGGCGGCTCGCTTCCCCATGAGGTGGAAGCCATCACACGTGCTGTGGCCGAGCATGTGCCGGGAGACAATCTGGGCATCCATACCCACAATGACACAGAGAATGCTGTCGCCAACACGCTGGCGGCCATCAATGGCGGCGTGCGTCAGATACAGGGCACGCTCAATGGTCTGGGCGAGCGTTGCGGCAATGCCAACATGGTCTCATTGCTGCCGACACTGCTGCTGAAACCGGATTATGCGGACAGGTTTGAAACCGGTGTGCCGGTGGAGAACTTGAAGCAACTCACCCATGTGAGCCGGCTGCTGGATGAAATCCTCAATCGGTCCCCCAATCGCCATCAGCCTTATGTGGGTGCATCCGCATTTGCCCACAAAGGTGGACTGCATGTGTCCGCTGTCCAAAAGGACCCGGCAACCTATGAGCACGTGCCGCCGGAGGCGGTCGGTAACAAGCGTCGCATTCTGGTATCTGATCAGGCCGGTCGCTCAAACGTGCTGGCCCAGCTGGAAGCCGCCGGCATCGAAGTTGACGCGCAGGACCCGCGCATCAAGCGGCTGGTGGATGAAGTCAAGGAACGCGAGTTCCTCGGATACGCCTATGACGGTGCGGAAGCCTCGTTTGAGCTGCTGGCGCGCCGAGCTCTAGGCGAGGTACCGCATTACTTTGAGGTGGAGAGCTTCCGCGTTCTCGTGGAACGCCGCTTCAATGCCATGGGCGAATTGGTGACGGTGTCCGAGGCCACAGTCAAAGTGGCCGTGGATGGCGCCACGATCATGAGCGCAGGGGAGGGCAATGGCCCGGTCAACGCGCTGGATCAGGCGCTGCGAAAAGACCTTGGAAAATACTCGTCATGGCTTGAGGACTTGCGTCTGGCGGACTTCAAGGTCCGTATCCTGACAAGTGGCACCGAGGCTGTAACCCGCGTGATGATTGAGAGCGTTGATGGTGACGGAGCCCGCTGGTCCACCGTCGGTGTGTCACCGAATATCGTGGACGCATCCTTTCAGGCATTGATGGACTCAATCACCTACAAGCTGCTGCGCGACGGTGCACCTGCCGCTCTTTAG
- a CDS encoding GFA family protein, with amino-acid sequence MKTASCQCGALSAKTRVEPAGIVACHCSGCQRRTGSVFGVGAYYLEADVEITGEATAFSRPTAIGNQFHEHFCPKCGTTLYWWSDKNPGLIGIAVGAFADPAFPKPQRSVWEQSCHDWVDMSVAQEHFDQGRP; translated from the coding sequence ATGAAGACGGCCAGTTGCCAGTGCGGCGCCCTATCGGCAAAAACCCGTGTTGAACCCGCAGGCATTGTCGCCTGTCATTGCTCCGGCTGTCAGCGCCGGACCGGCTCGGTCTTTGGTGTCGGCGCCTACTATTTGGAAGCCGATGTGGAGATCACCGGGGAGGCAACAGCCTTCTCCCGGCCCACAGCCATCGGCAATCAATTCCACGAGCACTTTTGCCCGAAATGCGGTACAACCCTCTACTGGTGGTCTGACAAAAACCCCGGTCTCATCGGCATTGCCGTTGGCGCGTTCGCCGACCCGGCTTTCCCGAAGCCTCAAAGGTCAGTGTGGGAACAATCCTGCCACGACTGGGTAGATATGAGTGTGGCTCAGGAACACTTTGACCAGGGCAGGCCTTAG
- a CDS encoding ABCB family ABC transporter ATP-binding protein/permease, with product MSPRFGTAAGQQTTLDVDRRSNREAIRDLLPFLWPKGRPDLRGRVVLAMIALVLAKAVTLYMPFLYGAAVDALDQQSPELIVIATVVALIGAYGIARILMIGLAQLRDGLFARVGQHAVRAVGLRTFRHLHALSLRFHLSRRTGGLSRVIERGVKAIEFLLRFTLFNIGPTLLELVLVAGIFWWNFGIWFAVVTMATVGGYILFTFKVTEWRIGFIRSMNQSDERAHSKAIDSLLNFETVKYFGNEAHESDRFDRSMARYEDAAVRSTKSLSWLNAGQAAIFAVGLSVLMIMAAMGVKNGTMTLGDFVLINAMLIQLYQPLNLLGFVYREIKQALVDMETMFALLGVGAEIEDKPEAQPLAAKSTPGASCEVRFENVDFAYDPERKILKGVDFTVPAGRMVAIVGPSGAGKSTISRLLFRFYDATSGRILIDGQDIRDVTQDSVRQAIGIVPQDTVLFNDSIRYNIRYGRPDATDAEVEEAARMAQIHDFIESLPEGYDSQVGERGLKLSGGEKQRVAIARTLLKNPPILLLDEATSALDTHTEKEIQASLSIVSRDRTSLVIAHRLSTVVDADEIIVLDHGKICERGTHRELLAKNGAYAAMWQRQQEAQRAEEILQEVAETEGAVVAAAAGDEDLVPAK from the coding sequence ATGTCACCACGCTTCGGCACAGCCGCAGGCCAGCAAACGACGCTCGACGTCGATCGCCGAAGCAATCGCGAAGCGATCCGCGACCTGCTGCCCTTCCTGTGGCCCAAGGGCCGCCCGGACCTCAGGGGCCGCGTGGTCCTGGCGATGATTGCGCTGGTGTTGGCAAAGGCCGTGACGCTCTACATGCCGTTCCTCTACGGCGCGGCGGTGGATGCGCTTGACCAGCAAAGCCCCGAGCTGATTGTCATCGCTACCGTGGTGGCCCTCATCGGTGCCTATGGTATTGCCCGCATACTGATGATCGGCCTGGCCCAGCTGCGCGATGGCCTGTTCGCCCGCGTCGGCCAGCATGCCGTCAGAGCAGTCGGCCTTCGGACCTTCCGGCACTTGCACGCGCTGTCACTTCGGTTCCATCTAAGCCGCCGCACCGGTGGTCTTAGCCGGGTTATCGAACGCGGCGTCAAAGCTATCGAATTCCTCCTGCGCTTCACCCTGTTCAACATCGGTCCAACGCTTCTTGAGCTCGTGCTTGTTGCCGGCATCTTCTGGTGGAACTTCGGCATCTGGTTCGCCGTTGTCACCATGGCCACGGTCGGCGGTTACATCCTTTTCACTTTCAAAGTGACTGAGTGGCGCATCGGCTTTATCCGATCCATGAACCAGTCCGACGAGCGGGCTCACTCCAAGGCCATTGATAGCCTGCTCAACTTTGAAACTGTGAAGTATTTCGGCAACGAAGCCCATGAGTCAGATCGTTTTGACCGCTCCATGGCGCGCTACGAAGACGCCGCAGTCCGCTCAACAAAGTCTCTGTCGTGGCTCAATGCAGGACAGGCGGCGATCTTTGCAGTTGGCCTGTCAGTCCTGATGATCATGGCGGCAATGGGCGTCAAGAATGGCACCATGACGCTTGGTGATTTTGTGCTGATCAATGCCATGCTGATTCAGCTCTACCAACCGCTCAACCTTCTCGGTTTTGTCTACCGCGAGATCAAGCAGGCCCTCGTGGACATGGAGACCATGTTTGCTTTGCTCGGCGTGGGCGCAGAAATAGAAGACAAGCCGGAAGCACAGCCGCTCGCTGCCAAGAGTACGCCCGGTGCAAGCTGCGAAGTCCGCTTCGAGAATGTCGACTTCGCCTATGACCCCGAGCGCAAAATTCTCAAGGGCGTGGACTTTACCGTGCCTGCCGGGCGCATGGTTGCCATTGTGGGGCCGTCTGGTGCGGGCAAGTCCACCATCTCCCGGCTGTTGTTCCGCTTCTATGATGCAACGTCCGGGCGCATCCTGATTGATGGTCAGGACATCCGCGATGTGACCCAGGACAGTGTGCGCCAGGCGATCGGCATCGTTCCCCAGGACACGGTGCTGTTCAACGACTCGATCCGCTACAACATTCGCTATGGCCGCCCGGACGCGACGGACGCCGAAGTGGAAGAAGCCGCCCGCATGGCGCAGATCCATGACTTTATCGAGAGCCTGCCGGAGGGCTATGACAGCCAGGTGGGCGAACGGGGCCTGAAACTGTCCGGCGGCGAAAAGCAGCGCGTTGCCATTGCCCGCACGCTCCTCAAGAACCCGCCAATCCTTCTACTGGACGAGGCGACTTCCGCACTCGACACCCACACGGAGAAGGAAATTCAGGCGTCGCTCTCAATTGTCTCACGCGACCGCACCAGCCTTGTCATTGCACACCGGCTGTCCACGGTCGTCGATGCAGACGAGATCATCGTGCTCGACCACGGCAAAATCTGTGAGCGCGGCACGCACCGAGAGCTTCTGGCCAAGAACGGCGCCTATGCCGCCATGTGGCAGCGTCAGCAGGAAGCCCAGCGCGCTGAAGAGATTCTTCAGGAGGTCGCTGAAACTGAAGGCGCTGTGGTGGCGGCCGCAGCAGGTGACGAGGATCTGGTCCCGGCCAAGTAG
- a CDS encoding TIGR00730 family Rossman fold protein, with amino-acid sequence MTNIPRSITVFCGSAAGDNPAFAKAAHDLGVLLANNDIKLVYGGGGIGLMGILARAVDDHGGEVDGIIPEFLTVPEVMEDAPGNLEITENLHDRMQKMAAKADAFVVLPGGIGTIAELVDILTWKQLGRHDKPIIILDIEGYWSPLVELLSHIVAHGFSHGDLSGMFRVVSNVGDLEDVILGIAD; translated from the coding sequence GTGACGAACATACCTCGTTCTATTACCGTTTTTTGTGGCAGTGCAGCAGGAGATAATCCCGCCTTCGCAAAAGCTGCCCATGACCTTGGCGTCCTGCTGGCCAACAACGACATCAAACTGGTTTATGGCGGCGGCGGCATCGGCCTGATGGGCATCCTGGCGCGCGCTGTGGACGATCACGGTGGCGAAGTAGATGGCATCATCCCTGAGTTTCTGACGGTGCCGGAAGTCATGGAAGATGCCCCCGGCAATCTCGAAATCACCGAGAACCTGCACGACCGCATGCAAAAGATGGCTGCCAAGGCGGATGCGTTTGTTGTCCTGCCCGGCGGCATCGGGACGATTGCAGAGCTTGTGGACATTCTGACCTGGAAACAGCTGGGACGTCACGACAAGCCGATCATCATTCTGGATATCGAGGGCTACTGGTCGCCGTTGGTAGAGCTGCTCAGCCATATCGTTGCGCACGGGTTTTCGCACGGCGACCTCTCAGGAATGTTCCGTGTGGTGAGCAATGTAGGTGACTTGGAGGACGTCATTTTGGGTATCGCAGATTAG
- the cysS gene encoding cysteine--tRNA ligase has translation MTLSLHDTSSRTKRVFEPIDPANVRLYACGPTVYDFAHIGNGRTAVTFDLVFRVLRYVYGDDHVTYVRNITDIEDKIMARAKRDGVTIRELTNGTAKVYQDDMAGLGSLPPTHEPRATDYVDGMIEMISKLIDLGHAYEAEGHVLFDVSSDENYGRLSGRSLDDMIAGARVEVAPYKRNATDFVLWKPSAEDMPGWDSPWGKGRPGWHIECSVMGEHLLGETFDIHGGGIDLAFPHHENELAQSSCSHGGAKLADYWMHGGFLQVEGEKMSKSLGNFLVVHDLLGDWPGEALRLHLFMTHYRQPLNWTVEGVREAKGILDRWYASTADVGEVTADDVPESVTSALLDDLNTPQVLAALHKLCGESQKSSEEAARALKASGQLIGLFGHTAEEWATWRPATSTVDDAQVEGLIAARKQARDEKDFAEADRIRDELTALGIEIKDGPDGTTWTVAT, from the coding sequence GTGACCCTCAGCCTGCACGATACGTCCAGCCGCACAAAGCGGGTGTTTGAGCCGATTGATCCGGCCAATGTGCGTCTCTATGCCTGCGGTCCGACGGTTTATGACTTTGCTCATATCGGCAATGGCCGCACGGCTGTGACCTTCGACCTGGTGTTTCGTGTGCTGCGCTATGTGTATGGCGACGATCACGTGACCTATGTGCGCAACATCACGGACATCGAAGACAAGATCATGGCCCGCGCTAAGCGCGACGGCGTCACCATCCGTGAGCTGACCAACGGGACAGCAAAAGTCTACCAGGATGACATGGCAGGGCTTGGCTCTTTGCCACCCACCCATGAGCCCCGCGCCACCGACTATGTGGACGGCATGATCGAGATGATCTCGAAGCTGATTGATCTTGGCCACGCCTATGAGGCTGAAGGTCACGTGCTGTTTGATGTTTCATCCGACGAGAACTATGGCCGCCTGTCCGGCCGCTCGCTCGATGACATGATCGCCGGTGCCCGCGTCGAGGTTGCGCCTTACAAGCGTAACGCCACCGACTTTGTGCTGTGGAAGCCCAGTGCCGAGGATATGCCCGGCTGGGACAGCCCTTGGGGCAAGGGCCGCCCCGGCTGGCACATCGAGTGCTCCGTCATGGGTGAGCATTTGCTGGGCGAGACATTTGATATCCACGGTGGCGGCATAGACCTCGCCTTCCCGCACCACGAAAACGAGCTGGCGCAATCCAGCTGCTCCCATGGCGGCGCGAAGCTGGCCGACTACTGGATGCATGGCGGCTTTTTGCAGGTCGAAGGCGAGAAGATGTCCAAGTCGCTCGGCAATTTCCTTGTTGTGCACGACCTGCTGGGCGATTGGCCGGGTGAAGCACTGCGCCTGCACCTGTTCATGACCCACTACCGTCAGCCGTTGAACTGGACGGTCGAAGGCGTGCGCGAGGCCAAAGGCATTCTGGACCGATGGTATGCCTCAACCGCTGACGTGGGTGAGGTGACTGCGGATGATGTGCCGGAAAGTGTAACCTCTGCCTTGCTGGATGATCTCAACACACCGCAGGTTCTGGCAGCCCTGCACAAACTGTGCGGCGAAAGTCAAAAAAGCAGCGAAGAAGCTGCTCGGGCGCTCAAGGCATCTGGACAGTTGATAGGCCTGTTTGGCCACACGGCTGAAGAGTGGGCGACCTGGCGTCCGGCAACGTCCACCGTGGACGATGCGCAGGTCGAAGGCCTGATCGCAGCGCGCAAGCAGGCCCGGGACGAAAAAGACTTTGCGGAAGCAGACCGTATCCGTGATGAACTGACAGCACTTGGCATCGAGATCAAGGATGGGCCGGACGGCACCACCTGGACGGTCGCGACGTAA
- a CDS encoding CDP-alcohol phosphatidyltransferase family protein, protein MSQDDKPTASGSEAAPSGRSLRGRMRRSPDKRPQPPLRNLLPNVLTVLALCAGLTAIRFGLEGRYEFAVYAILVAALLDAFDGRLARMLKAQSSFGAELDSLADFFNFGVAPVLILYTWSLDTLGGLGWVAVLGYSIACALRLARFNVATEDPDRPAWTSSFFVGVPAPAAAGLVMLPLYMDFSQITTFNTLPSLVAVHIGVVAFLMVSRLPTFSGKRLRLSARRDRALPFLLGVALVAALAVSYPWKTLIGIAALYVVTLPLAFWRYRVLEKRTQIARASRDRNLDEQTGD, encoded by the coding sequence ATGAGCCAGGACGACAAACCAACGGCTTCCGGGAGCGAAGCTGCTCCGTCGGGCCGGTCATTGCGGGGCCGCATGCGCAGGTCGCCTGACAAGCGCCCGCAACCGCCGTTGCGCAACCTGCTGCCCAACGTGCTTACCGTGCTTGCCTTGTGTGCAGGGCTGACGGCCATACGCTTTGGACTTGAAGGCCGATACGAGTTTGCGGTGTACGCCATTCTTGTCGCTGCGCTGCTGGATGCGTTTGACGGTCGGCTCGCACGGATGCTCAAGGCACAGTCGAGCTTTGGTGCAGAACTGGATTCACTGGCCGACTTCTTCAATTTCGGCGTTGCACCTGTTCTCATTCTCTACACATGGAGCCTGGATACGCTGGGCGGACTGGGCTGGGTGGCCGTCCTTGGTTACTCCATCGCCTGCGCCTTGCGGCTGGCACGATTTAACGTCGCGACCGAAGACCCGGACAGGCCCGCCTGGACGTCGTCGTTTTTTGTGGGCGTACCCGCGCCAGCGGCAGCCGGATTGGTGATGCTGCCCCTGTATATGGACTTCTCCCAGATCACAACGTTCAACACCTTGCCGTCATTGGTGGCTGTGCATATCGGCGTCGTGGCATTTCTGATGGTCAGCAGACTGCCGACATTTTCAGGAAAACGGCTGCGCCTGTCTGCGCGCCGCGACAGGGCATTGCCGTTCTTGTTGGGAGTGGCGCTCGTTGCAGCGCTGGCCGTCAGCTACCCCTGGAAAACACTGATCGGCATTGCGGCGCTCTATGTGGTCACGCTGCCTCTGGCGTTCTGGCGCTATCGCGTGCTCGAAAAGCGCACGCAGATCGCGCGCGCTTCCCGGGACCGCAATCTCGATGAGCAGACCGGCGACTAG
- a CDS encoding phosphatidylserine decarboxylase: protein MVLMRDLLAFVPPMHPEGRRFVLIFAAITLVLFWIWQPLGWIGVIATVWCAWFFRDPERVTPDRPGLVIAPADGVINMIAQAVPPPEMGLGDEPLTRISVFMNVFNVHIIRSPVEAAAIRTAYRPGKFFDASLDKASEENERSSVLLRTGGGREYCVVMVAGLVARRILPFVNQDDHLEPGDRIGLIRFGSRVDVYLPKGLDPLVSVGQTSVGGETVLADHHVHDDHRPGRRS from the coding sequence GTGGTTCTCATGCGCGATCTTTTGGCATTTGTTCCGCCCATGCACCCGGAAGGCCGGCGTTTTGTGCTGATCTTTGCAGCCATCACACTGGTGCTGTTTTGGATCTGGCAGCCCCTGGGATGGATCGGTGTTATCGCCACGGTCTGGTGCGCGTGGTTCTTCCGTGATCCTGAGCGCGTAACGCCGGATCGTCCCGGTCTTGTCATTGCGCCGGCAGACGGCGTCATCAACATGATTGCCCAGGCAGTACCGCCCCCCGAAATGGGGTTGGGCGATGAGCCTCTGACCCGCATCAGCGTTTTCATGAATGTCTTCAACGTTCATATCATTCGCTCGCCGGTGGAAGCCGCGGCCATCCGCACGGCCTACCGCCCCGGCAAGTTCTTCGACGCGTCGCTCGACAAGGCGTCTGAGGAAAACGAACGCTCTTCCGTGCTTTTGCGCACAGGGGGCGGCCGCGAATATTGCGTGGTGATGGTTGCGGGTCTTGTGGCGCGCCGCATTCTGCCTTTCGTCAATCAGGATGATCACCTTGAGCCAGGGGACCGCATCGGTCTTATCCGCTTTGGCAGCCGTGTGGATGTGTATTTGCCCAAGGGGCTGGACCCGCTCGTGAGCGTCGGGCAGACCAGCGTCGGTGGTGAAACCGTGCTGGCGGATCACCACGTGCACGACGACCATCGCCCCGGACGCCGCTCATGA
- the rarD gene encoding EamA family transporter RarD yields the protein MVKHSWTCERNVTSLVKRRSQKLPVLTPSKIGVLLSAGAYFMWGFLPLYYRELDHVSVLDVLAHRGLWALAFVALIVTVLRRWSLVWAAVTNRRSLGILAVTGVLIASNWGGFIYAVANDLVLDASLGYFINPLMSVALGVVLLGERLNRAQQIAIALAALGVLNEIILLGDVPWIALFLASSFAAYGYLRKTVNVESIDGLFVEMAVLAPLMVGYLIVSGGPLLGFGGVDALTIALLLGTGPFTAIPLLLFAAGARRVSLATVGILQFIAPSIMFLIAVLHFREPFALANALTFAGIWLGLAVFAWDALRGR from the coding sequence GTGGTCAAACACAGTTGGACATGTGAGAGGAATGTCACCAGCCTCGTCAAGCGCCGGAGCCAGAAACTGCCTGTTCTCACACCATCAAAAATTGGCGTTCTGCTGTCAGCAGGAGCCTATTTTATGTGGGGCTTCCTGCCCCTCTATTATCGTGAACTGGACCACGTGTCGGTGCTCGACGTGCTGGCCCATCGCGGATTGTGGGCGCTCGCCTTTGTTGCGCTCATCGTTACGGTTCTTCGGCGGTGGTCTTTGGTGTGGGCGGCGGTCACCAACCGGCGCAGCCTGGGTATTCTCGCCGTCACGGGCGTCTTGATCGCCAGCAACTGGGGCGGGTTCATCTATGCGGTGGCCAATGACCTCGTGCTGGATGCAAGCCTTGGCTACTTCATCAACCCGTTGATGAGCGTGGCGCTTGGCGTTGTGCTTTTGGGCGAGCGACTGAACAGGGCCCAGCAGATTGCCATTGCGCTGGCGGCACTGGGCGTTCTCAACGAGATCATTCTGCTGGGCGATGTCCCGTGGATCGCGCTCTTTCTTGCAAGCTCGTTTGCCGCCTATGGCTATCTGCGCAAAACCGTAAACGTCGAAAGCATTGACGGCCTGTTCGTCGAAATGGCGGTGCTTGCGCCATTGATGGTCGGCTATCTCATTGTGTCAGGTGGCCCGCTGCTCGGGTTTGGGGGAGTGGATGCTTTGACGATCGCGCTGCTGCTGGGCACCGGCCCGTTCACCGCCATCCCCCTGCTGCTGTTTGCAGCCGGCGCGCGACGCGTGAGCCTTGCCACAGTCGGCATCCTTCAGTTTATCGCACCCAGCATCATGTTCCTGATCGCAGTCCTGCACTTCCGCGAACCCTTCGCCCTCGCCAATGCCCTGACTTTCGCAGGCATCTGGCTCGGCCTCGCCGTCTTTGCTTGGGATGCGCTGCGGGGGCGCTAG
- a CDS encoding LysM peptidoglycan-binding domain-containing protein, protein MSRGIAIIGGLAAALVVLGLAYFFLFAGEASDPTLTDDAAVEAGKTDTTDATQPEAEEPEGPSFDIVRVERDGQTVAAGRAEPGSRIRLIDNGTVIAEAEADSRGEWVIVLDDPLPTGDRQLRLEAELPDGTLLNSEQVVSISVPEDPEAEALVVLQKPDEPSKVLQGTGVAANGGALTLDTVDYGEGGDVIFSGRAPVGSNVRIYVDNEAAGDATADAKGRWVVTASRPIEPGVHELRVDQIDAQGMVLARLEAPFERATPEAVAMVLQDGKVVIQPGNNLWNIAQKLYGSGYQYTVIYQANRADIRDPNLIYPGQVFETPGYTQ, encoded by the coding sequence ATGTCGCGAGGCATTGCCATCATCGGCGGGTTGGCAGCCGCACTTGTGGTTCTGGGCCTGGCCTATTTTTTCCTGTTCGCAGGCGAGGCGTCTGACCCGACGCTGACGGACGATGCAGCCGTTGAAGCCGGCAAAACGGACACCACGGACGCAACGCAGCCTGAAGCAGAGGAACCCGAAGGTCCCTCCTTTGACATCGTCCGTGTTGAGCGCGATGGCCAGACCGTCGCTGCTGGGCGTGCAGAGCCCGGCTCCAGAATCCGATTGATAGACAACGGCACGGTGATTGCCGAAGCGGAAGCCGACAGTCGCGGCGAGTGGGTGATTGTTCTCGATGACCCCCTGCCGACCGGCGACCGCCAGTTGCGCCTTGAAGCAGAGCTGCCCGACGGCACGTTGCTGAACTCCGAGCAGGTCGTCTCCATCTCGGTTCCCGAAGACCCCGAAGCCGAAGCCCTGGTGGTGCTGCAAAAGCCCGATGAACCCAGCAAGGTCCTGCAGGGGACGGGCGTTGCTGCCAATGGCGGTGCTCTGACCCTTGATACGGTGGATTACGGCGAAGGCGGCGACGTCATCTTCTCCGGCCGCGCACCGGTTGGGTCTAACGTGCGCATCTATGTGGACAACGAGGCTGCCGGCGACGCCACGGCAGACGCCAAGGGCCGATGGGTGGTGACGGCGTCGCGTCCGATCGAGCCCGGCGTGCATGAACTGCGCGTTGACCAGATCGACGCACAGGGCATGGTGCTGGCCCGCCTGGAAGCGCCGTTTGAACGCGCAACCCCTGAAGCAGTCGCCATGGTCCTCCAGGACGGCAAGGTGGTCATCCAGCCCGGCAACAATCTGTGGAACATCGCCCAGAAGCTGTACGGCTCCGGCTACCAGTACACGGTCATTTATCAGGCCAATCGCGCAGATATCCGTGACCCGAACCTGATTTACCCCGGCCAGGTTTTCGAGACCCCGGGCTACACCCAGTAG